In the genome of Cynocephalus volans isolate mCynVol1 chromosome 15, mCynVol1.pri, whole genome shotgun sequence, one region contains:
- the KCNS2 gene encoding potassium voltage-gated channel subfamily S member 2 yields the protein MTGQSLCDVSEVNVEDGEIRINVGGFKRRLRSHTLLRFPETRLGRLLLCHSREAILELCDDYDDVQREFYFDRNPELFPYVLHFYHTGKLHVMAELCVFSFSQEIEYWGINEFFIDSCCSYSYHGRKVEPEQEKWDEQSDQESTTSSFDEILAFYNDASKFDGQPLGNFRRQLWLALDNPGYSVLSRVFSVLSILVVLGSIITMCLNSLPDFQIPDGQGNPGEDPRFEIVEHFGIAWFTFELVARFAVAPDFLKFFKNALNLIDLMSIVPFYITLVVNLVVESTPTLANLGRVAQVLRLMRIFRILKLARHSTGLRSLGATLKYSYKEVGLLLLYLSVGISIFSVVAYTIEKEENEGLATIPACWWWATVSMTTVGYGDVVPGTTAGKLTASACILAGILVVVLPITLIFNKFSHFYRRQKQLESAMRSCDFGDGMKEVPSVNLRDYYAHKVKSLMASLTNMSRSSPSELSLNDSLH from the coding sequence ATGACCGGCCAGAGCCTGTGCGACGTGTCGGAGGTCAACGTCGAGGACGGAGAGATCCGCATCAACGTGGGCGGCTTCAAGAGGAGGCTGCGCTCGCACACGCTGCTGCGCTTCCCCGAGACGCGCCTGGGCCGCCTGCTGCTCTGCCACTCTCGCGAGGCCATTCTGGAGCTCTGCGACGACTACGACGACGTCCAGCGGGAGTTCTACTTCGACCGCAACCCCGAGCTCTTCCCCTACGTGCTGCATTTCTACCACACCGGCAAGCTTCACGTCATGGCGGAGCTGTGCGTCTTCTCCTTCAGCCAGGAGATCGAGTACTGGGGCATCAACGAGTTCTTCATAGACTCCTGCTGCAGCTACAGCTACCACGGCCGCAAAGTGGAGCCCGAGCAGGAGAAATGGGACGAGCAGAGCGACCAGGAGAGCACCACGTCCTCCTTCGATGAGATCCTAGCCTTCTACAACGATGCCTCCAAGTTCGATGGGCAGCCCCTGGGCAACTTCCGCAGGCAGCTGTGGCTGGCTCTGGACAACCCCGGCTACTCGGTCCTGAGCAGGGTCTTTAGCGTCCTGTCCATCCTGGTGGTGTTGGGGTCCATCATCACTATGTGCCTCAACAGCCTGCCAGACTTCCAGATCCCTGACGGCCAGGGAAACCCTGGCGAGGACCCCAGGTTCGAAATCGTGGAGCACTTTGGCATCGCCTGGTTCACATTTGAGCTGGTGGCCAGGTTTGCTGTGGCCCCTGACTTCCTCAAGTTCTTCAAGAATGCCCTAAACCTTATTGACCTCATGTCCATCGTTCCCTTTTACATCACTCTGGTGGTGAACCTGGTGGTAGAGAGCACCCCTACCTTGGCCAATCTGGGCAGGGTGGCCCAGGTCCTGAGGCTGATGCGGATCTTCCGCATCTTAAAGCTGGCCAGACACTCCACCGGCCTTCGCTCCCTGGGGGCCACCTTGAAATACAGCTACAAAGAAGTAGgattgctcctgctctacctctccGTGGGGATTTCCATCTTCTCTGTGGTGGCCTATACCATCGAAAAGGAGGAGAACGAAGGCCTGGCCACCATCCCTGCCTGCTGGTGGTGGGCCACCGTCAGTATGACCACAGTGGGGTacggggatgtggtcccagggaCCACAGCTGGGAAGCTGACTGCCTCTGCCTGCATCTTGGCAGGTATCCTCGTGGTGGTACTGCCTATCACCTTGATCTTCAATAAGTTCTCCCACTTTTATCGGCGCCAAAAGCAACTCGAGAGTGCCATGCGCAGCTGTGACTTTGGAGATGGAATGAAGGAGGTCCCTTCAGTGAATTTAAGGGACTATTATGCCCATAAAGTTAAATCCCTAATGGCAAGCCTGACGAATATGAGCAGGAGCTCGCCAAGTGAACTAAGTTTAAATGATTCCCTACATTAG